A genomic stretch from Bos javanicus breed banteng chromosome 29, ARS-OSU_banteng_1.0, whole genome shotgun sequence includes:
- the LOC133241838 gene encoding olfactory receptor 8A1, producing the protein MAAENHSTVTEFILGGLTNRPELQLPLFFLFLGIYSVTMVGNLGMITLICLNAQLHTPMYYFLSNLSFVDLCYSSVTTPKMLVNFVSGKNTISYAGCMAQLYFFLVFVIAECYMLTVMAYDRYVAICRPLLYNIIMSHRVCSLLVAGVYIMGLIGSTIETGLMLKLPYCEHLISHYFCDILPLMKLSCSSTYDVEMTVFFLAGFNIVVTSLTVLISYAFILSSILRISTTEGRSKAFSTCSSHFAAVGIFYGTTAFMYLKPSTASSLAQENVASVFYTTVIPMLNPLIYSLRNKEVKAAMHKTLREKLF; encoded by the coding sequence ATGGCTGCAGAAAATCACTCTACAGTGACAGAGTTCATTCTCGGAGGTTTAACAAATCGACCAGAGCTCCagctccctctcttcttcctcttccttgggATCTACTCTGTCACCATGGTAGGGAACCTGGGCATGATAACGCTGATTTGTCTGAACGCTCAGcttcacacccccatgtactattTCCTCAGCAACCTGTCCTTTGTGGATCTCTGCTACTCCTCTGTCACTACCCCTAAGATGCTGGTGAACTTTGTGTCAGGAAAGAACACCATCTCCTATGCAGGATGCATGGCCCAGCTCTACTTCTTCCTGGTGTTTGTCATTGCTGAATGTTACATGCTTaccgtgatggcctatgaccgttATGTTGCCATCTGCAGACCTTTGCTTTACAACATCATCATGTCTCATCGAGTCTGCTCCCTGCTGGTGGCTGGGGTCTATATCATGGGGCTCATTGGCTCAACCATAGAGACTGGCCTCATGTTGAAACTGCCCTATTGTGAACACCTCATCAGTCATTACTTCTGTGACATCCTCCCCCTCATGAAACTTTCCTGCTCTAGCACCTATGACGTTGAGATGACAGTCTTCTTTTTGGCTGGATTCAACATTGTAGTTACTAGCTTAACAGTCCTAATTTCCTATGCCTTCATCCTGTCCAGTATCCTCCGCATCAGCACCACAGAGGGAAGGTCCAAAGCCTTCAGCACCTGCAGCTCCCACTTTGCAGCTGTGGGGATTTTCTATGGAACAACTGCCTTCATGTACTTGAAACCCTCCACGGCCAGTTCCCTGGCCCAGGAGAACGTGGCCTCCGTGTTCTACACCACAGtgatccccatgctgaaccccctgATCTACAGCTTGAGGAATAAGGAGGTGAAGGCTGCCATGCACAAAACTCTGAGGGAAAAATTGTTTTGA